A region of Faecalibacterium taiwanense DNA encodes the following proteins:
- a CDS encoding ACT domain-containing protein: MYGVSKINIEPSLMMISVQDVEFKGNSLARYLQIFADNGVVVDMISQSAPHGTTIDFSFTASSSDLPLVMKAISVANLDKDAKASPLISVGYSKLNLFGEEMVTSCGVAARALNSLAMAGIEVLLITTSDLDISLLVHAENEDAAYEALKKAYEL, from the coding sequence ATGTACGGAGTATCGAAGATCAATATTGAGCCGAGCCTCATGATGATCAGTGTGCAGGATGTAGAGTTCAAGGGCAACAGCCTCGCACGTTACCTGCAGATCTTTGCAGATAACGGTGTGGTCGTAGATATGATCAGCCAGAGTGCACCCCATGGCACCACCATTGATTTCAGCTTTACCGCTTCCAGCAGTGATCTTCCGCTGGTGATGAAGGCTATTTCCGTTGCAAATCTGGACAAGGATGCCAAGGCTTCCCCGCTGATCAGCGTGGGTTATTCCAAGCTGAACCTGTTTGGTGAAGAAATGGTCACCAGCTGCGGCGTAGCTGCCCGTGCACTGAATTCTCTGGCAATGGCCGGCATTGAAGTACTGCTTATCACCACCAGCGATCTGGATATTTCCCTGCTGGTCCACGCAGAGAATGAGGATGCAGCTTACGAAGCATTGAAGAAGGCTTACGAGCTGTAA
- the tyrS gene encoding tyrosine--tRNA ligase, producing MTLYEELKARGLVAQITDEEIIDLINNGKATFYIGFDCTADSLTAGHFMALTLMKRLQMAGNKPIALIGGGTTMIGDPSGRTDMRKMLTKEDIAHNAACFKKQMEKFIDFSEGKALMLNNADWLLNLNYVELLRDVGACFSVNNMLRAKCYEQRMEKGLSFLEFNYMIMQSYDFYYMFQHYGCNMQFGGDDQWSNMLGGTELIRRKLGKDAYAMTITLLTDSQGKKMGKTAGNAVWLDPNKTSPFEFYQYWRNVGDADVMKCIRMLTFLPLEQIDEMSTWKDQRLNEAKEILAYELTSMVHGKEEAEKAQNAARALFSGSAMDTEHMPSTQLTEADLTNGSIGILTLMVKAGLAASNGEARRLVVQGGVLVDGEKVAAPTVGFTAEQLAKGIVIKKGKKIYHKVTL from the coding sequence ATGACTCTGTACGAAGAACTCAAGGCCCGCGGCCTGGTGGCCCAGATCACCGATGAAGAGATCATCGACCTGATCAACAATGGCAAGGCAACCTTTTACATCGGCTTTGACTGCACTGCCGACAGCCTGACCGCAGGCCACTTTATGGCCCTGACCCTGATGAAGCGCCTGCAGATGGCAGGCAACAAGCCTATTGCCCTGATCGGCGGCGGCACTACCATGATCGGCGACCCCTCCGGCCGTACCGACATGCGCAAGATGCTGACCAAAGAGGATATCGCCCACAATGCCGCATGCTTCAAAAAGCAGATGGAAAAGTTCATCGACTTCTCTGAGGGTAAGGCACTGATGCTGAACAATGCAGACTGGCTGCTGAACCTGAACTACGTGGAACTGCTGCGTGATGTGGGTGCCTGCTTCTCCGTGAACAACATGCTGCGCGCCAAGTGCTACGAGCAGCGCATGGAGAAGGGCCTGTCCTTCCTTGAGTTCAACTACATGATCATGCAGAGCTACGACTTCTACTACATGTTCCAGCACTACGGCTGCAATATGCAGTTCGGCGGCGACGACCAGTGGAGCAACATGCTGGGCGGCACCGAGCTGATCCGCCGCAAGCTGGGCAAGGACGCTTATGCTATGACCATCACCCTGCTGACCGACTCTCAGGGCAAGAAGATGGGCAAGACCGCCGGCAATGCTGTCTGGCTGGACCCCAACAAGACCAGTCCATTCGAGTTTTACCAGTACTGGCGCAATGTGGGCGATGCCGATGTGATGAAGTGCATCCGTATGCTCACCTTCCTGCCGCTGGAGCAGATCGACGAGATGAGCACATGGAAGGATCAGCGCCTGAACGAAGCTAAGGAAATTCTGGCTTACGAGCTGACCAGCATGGTCCATGGCAAAGAAGAGGCCGAAAAGGCCCAGAATGCTGCCCGCGCACTGTTCAGCGGCAGCGCAATGGATACCGAGCACATGCCTTCTACTCAGCTGACCGAGGCCGACCTGACCAATGGCTCCATCGGCATCCTGACCCTGATGGTCAAGGCTGGTCTGGCAGCATCCAACGGCGAGGCACGCCGTCTGGTCGTGCAGGGCGGTGTTCTGGTGGATGGCGAGAAGGTAGCCGCTCCCACCGTTGGCTTCACTGCTGAGCAGCTGGCAAAGGGTATTGTGATCAAGAAGGGCAAGAAGATCTACCACAAGGTCACTCTGTAA
- the recN gene encoding DNA repair protein RecN, protein MLSSLQIENVAVIQKAEVHFKPGLNVLTGETGAGKSILIDSINAILGNRTSKDLVRTGASKAVIRAAFEEVPGTVLDSLEKAGYERSDALMLSREITAEGKSTCRINGMPATAAVLRELCGGLININGQHDSVGLLNPARHLGILDDYAQNSAEFQDYYVLYRELVRIKRELDAMITDEAEKQRRIDLLSYQVQEIEDAGLTAGEEQTLESRRKILANASAIRDKIAQSYALLSGDDEASGAVDLLGEASNAVDAAAQLDDALAGASSQLLDLYYNAKDVAADLIGRLDSYDTNDAELDEIEQRLDLIYKLKRKYGDTVEDVIAFGQNAREELERIQSSQERHDHLQAEKLRLYALAREKAEALTQTRLRAFEELNKRISGTLDFLNMPGVRMTLRHTRGPLASHGQDSIEFYISTNPGEAPKPLAKIASGGELSRITLAIKNAMADKDAVPTVIYDEIDSGVSGKAAGRIGEVLRQSAQGHQILCITHTAQIAALADCHLLIQKNVANDRTYTEIHPLDEEGRVEALARLISGDHITELSRANAREMLGLGAK, encoded by the coding sequence ATGCTGAGCAGCCTGCAAATTGAAAATGTTGCTGTGATCCAGAAGGCTGAAGTACATTTCAAGCCGGGCCTGAATGTTCTTACCGGTGAGACTGGTGCCGGCAAGTCGATCCTGATCGATTCCATCAATGCGATCCTGGGAAACCGCACTTCAAAGGATCTTGTGCGCACAGGGGCCTCTAAGGCGGTGATCCGTGCAGCCTTTGAGGAGGTGCCCGGTACGGTACTGGACAGCCTTGAGAAGGCGGGCTACGAGCGCTCGGATGCACTGATGCTCAGCCGCGAGATCACAGCCGAGGGCAAAAGCACCTGCCGCATCAACGGAATGCCTGCAACGGCTGCGGTTCTGCGGGAGCTGTGCGGAGGACTTATCAATATCAACGGTCAGCACGACTCTGTGGGCCTTCTGAACCCGGCAAGACATCTGGGCATTCTGGATGATTATGCGCAGAACAGCGCGGAGTTTCAGGACTATTATGTCCTGTACCGGGAGCTTGTGCGCATCAAGCGGGAGCTGGATGCCATGATCACCGACGAAGCCGAAAAGCAGCGCAGGATTGATCTGTTGAGCTATCAGGTGCAGGAGATCGAGGATGCCGGACTGACCGCCGGAGAGGAACAGACGCTGGAAAGCCGCCGCAAGATCCTTGCCAATGCATCTGCCATCCGGGATAAGATCGCACAGAGCTATGCATTGCTTTCGGGCGATGACGAGGCCTCCGGCGCAGTCGATCTGCTGGGTGAGGCATCCAATGCAGTGGATGCTGCCGCGCAGCTGGATGATGCACTTGCCGGTGCATCCAGTCAGCTGCTGGATCTGTATTACAATGCAAAGGATGTTGCCGCAGATTTGATCGGTCGGCTGGATTCCTATGATACCAACGATGCGGAGCTGGACGAGATTGAGCAGCGTCTGGATCTGATCTACAAGCTCAAGCGCAAATATGGTGATACGGTAGAAGACGTGATCGCTTTTGGACAGAATGCAAGGGAAGAACTGGAGCGCATCCAGTCCTCACAGGAGCGGCATGACCACCTGCAGGCAGAAAAGCTCCGCCTTTATGCGCTGGCCCGTGAAAAGGCAGAAGCACTGACCCAGACGCGCCTGCGCGCTTTTGAAGAGCTGAACAAGCGTATTTCCGGCACGCTGGATTTTCTGAACATGCCGGGCGTGCGCATGACACTGCGCCATACCCGCGGCCCGCTGGCAAGCCATGGGCAGGACAGCATCGAGTTCTACATTTCCACAAACCCCGGTGAGGCGCCCAAACCCCTTGCAAAAATTGCTTCCGGCGGCGAGCTGAGCCGCATCACGCTGGCCATCAAAAATGCAATGGCCGATAAGGATGCCGTGCCTACTGTGATCTATGATGAGATCGACAGCGGTGTTTCTGGCAAAGCCGCCGGGCGTATTGGTGAGGTACTGCGCCAGAGCGCACAGGGCCACCAGATCTTGTGCATCACCCATACAGCCCAGATCGCTGCACTGGCGGACTGCCATCTGCTGATTCAGAAAAATGTAGCCAATGACCGCACCTATACCGAGATCCATCCGCTGGATGAGGAGGGCAGGGTGGAAGCACTGGCCCGGCTGATTTCCGGCGACCACATTACCGAGCTTTCGCGTGCCAATGCCCGCGAAATGCTGGGTCTTGGCGCAAAATAA
- a CDS encoding arginine repressor, which produces MARSRKEDVKSKGERQQVILRLVQEHPISRQEVLLDHLSKEGFEVTQATVSRDIRELCLVKAATAEGYRYVSSRNESFNPKTQGRFETIFHESVLGVDYAGHVVLVKCYSGMANAACEVFDALQWKNVVGTLSGDDTFLIVARSERDAKTICSELTRHIG; this is translated from the coding sequence ATGGCGCGCAGCCGTAAGGAAGATGTAAAAAGCAAGGGAGAACGTCAGCAGGTGATTCTCCGGCTTGTGCAGGAACACCCGATCAGCCGGCAGGAAGTTCTGCTGGATCACCTTTCCAAAGAGGGATTCGAGGTAACACAAGCCACCGTTTCCCGCGATATCCGGGAGCTGTGTTTGGTAAAAGCTGCCACGGCAGAGGGGTATCGCTATGTCTCCAGCCGGAACGAAAGCTTCAACCCCAAAACGCAGGGAAGGTTTGAAACGATCTTTCATGAATCCGTGCTGGGGGTAGATTACGCCGGACATGTTGTGCTGGTAAAGTGCTATTCTGGCATGGCCAACGCCGCATGCGAGGTTTTTGACGCATTGCAGTGGAAAAATGTGGTCGGCACGCTTTCGGGCGACGACACGTTCCTGATCGTTGCACGGTCGGAGCGTGATGCAAAAACGATCTGCTCGGAACTGACGAGACACATTGGATAA
- a CDS encoding NAD(+)/NADH kinase codes for MTIYISPNPGKTSANEIALRAAQILMNHGAAVLMCEQPRASCSTAGVVYLPLEECLEQADVILTIGGDGTILHEANLSLRYTKPILGINLGRCGFLATCEVSEMEAKLSAVARGEFSVDNRMLLYVRVLGHDGWEGHALNDVVVTKGRLQQAIDFSIYCDDILVEHYRGDGVIVATPTGSTAYSLAAGGPILDSQTKGVVVTPICPHSLASPAMVFAQERKLNICVGQVADDEVFISCDGRAGCPLKAGATAEVRLSDQVVKLITFGKADQFQAIDQKLRSRR; via the coding sequence ATGACGATCTATATTTCGCCGAATCCCGGCAAGACCTCTGCCAACGAGATCGCACTGCGCGCGGCGCAGATTCTAATGAACCATGGTGCAGCTGTTCTGATGTGTGAACAGCCGCGCGCAAGCTGCAGCACGGCCGGAGTGGTTTATCTGCCGCTGGAGGAATGCCTTGAGCAGGCAGATGTGATCCTGACCATTGGCGGCGACGGCACCATTCTGCATGAGGCAAATCTTTCGCTTCGGTACACAAAGCCGATCTTGGGCATCAATCTGGGACGCTGTGGTTTTCTGGCTACCTGCGAAGTCAGCGAGATGGAAGCCAAGCTCTCCGCTGTTGCACGGGGAGAGTTCAGCGTAGACAACCGGATGCTGCTGTATGTCCGCGTTCTTGGCCACGATGGCTGGGAGGGCCACGCCCTGAATGACGTGGTGGTCACAAAGGGCCGCCTGCAGCAGGCGATCGATTTCAGCATTTACTGCGATGATATTTTAGTAGAGCACTACCGTGGGGACGGTGTGATCGTTGCAACGCCCACCGGCTCCACAGCGTATTCGCTGGCGGCGGGCGGGCCGATCCTGGATTCCCAGACGAAGGGCGTTGTTGTAACGCCTATCTGCCCGCACAGTCTGGCCAGCCCGGCCATGGTGTTTGCGCAGGAGCGCAAGCTGAATATCTGTGTGGGACAGGTGGCCGATGATGAAGTGTTTATCAGCTGCGATGGCAGAGCTGGCTGTCCGCTCAAGGCCGGCGCAACGGCTGAAGTAAGGCTCTCCGATCAGGTGGTAAAGCTGATCACCTTCGGAAAAGCAGATCAGTTCCAGGCCATTGACCAGAAGCTTCGCAGCAGACGATAA
- a CDS encoding TlyA family RNA methyltransferase has protein sequence MKIRLDQYLVQHGLTQSRERAKALIMSGIVFVNEQKVDKAGEMIKEDAKVEVRGHDIGYVSRGGLKLEKAMKCFPLTPNGKVCMDIGASTGGFTDCMLQNGAVKVYAVDVGYGQLAWSLRTDERVVNMERTNIRNVKPEDLAEQIEFFSVDVSFISLHHIFPVAQAITTPDAMGVCLVKPQFEAGREKVGKNGVVRDPATHREVLHNAMGYAAANGFAVRGLDFSPVKGPEGNIEYLMFVQKSGEPSVLDDSVAEQVVAASHSTLDR, from the coding sequence GTGAAGATTCGATTGGACCAATATCTTGTTCAGCATGGTCTGACACAGAGCCGTGAGCGCGCAAAGGCGCTGATCATGTCCGGCATCGTTTTTGTCAATGAGCAAAAGGTGGACAAGGCCGGAGAGATGATTAAGGAAGATGCCAAGGTGGAAGTGCGCGGGCACGACATTGGCTATGTCAGCCGCGGCGGCCTGAAGCTGGAAAAAGCTATGAAGTGTTTCCCGCTTACACCAAATGGCAAGGTCTGCATGGACATTGGAGCATCTACCGGCGGCTTTACGGATTGTATGCTGCAGAACGGTGCCGTCAAGGTTTATGCGGTGGATGTCGGCTATGGACAGCTTGCATGGAGCCTGCGCACAGACGAGCGCGTAGTGAACATGGAGCGCACGAACATCCGCAATGTCAAACCGGAGGATCTTGCCGAGCAGATCGAGTTTTTCAGTGTGGATGTCTCGTTTATCTCGCTGCACCATATTTTCCCGGTGGCACAGGCAATCACAACGCCGGATGCCATGGGCGTTTGTCTGGTCAAGCCGCAGTTTGAAGCTGGACGCGAAAAGGTTGGCAAGAACGGTGTGGTGCGCGACCCTGCTACCCACCGTGAAGTGCTGCACAATGCCATGGGCTATGCTGCTGCAAACGGTTTTGCTGTACGCGGATTGGATTTCAGCCCGGTAAAGGGACCTGAGGGCAACATTGAATACCTGATGTTCGTGCAGAAGAGCGGTGAACCTTCCGTGCTGGACGACAGCGTTGCAGAGCAGGTGGTGGCGGCAAGCCACAGCACGCTGGACCGCTGA
- the dxs gene encoding 1-deoxy-D-xylulose-5-phosphate synthase, translating to MGALLLDSINQPRDLKQLNEQQVKQLCAEIRQFLLENISKTGGHLASNLGVVELTVALHRVLDTPQDKIVFDVGHQCYTHKILTGRRGQFDKLRQLDGISGFPNPNESEHDAFIAGHGNTALSLAIGMAWAKKLHHEAGLVVAVIGDGAFTGGMVYEGMNNIEQLDNLLVILNDNKMSISKNVGALARYLTHLRTTTAYFDAKDNVRSFLDGVPLVGAPLKKNITECKTLLRRAMYHSTMFEDMGFQYIGPVDGHNVEELERTLRTIRNRQGPHFLHVITKKGKGYQPAEVNPGNYHGVSAFDPDGMPDPEVAPKESFSTVFGNALVTEGNRNPNICAITAAMKYGTGLQFFAHSHPERFFDVGMAEQHAVTFAAGLASQGMLPVVCIYSTFLQRSYDQIIHDVNLLRENVVFAIDRAGFVPADGETHQGIYDPAFLSQLGMPLYAPSNYQELNYWLQKLLSDRFHGPRAIRYPRGGQDAALAEFGCTGEDYDFLRKADDATIVLVSYADELADLLQAERELQQKSIACDVIKAVKLYPFTGKMIADLSKYKTILFAEECIANGSIGEHLEYALQQNGWNGRFIHCAVRNACLPHASVAQIKQATGLDAAHLVQAVQMAVTKGENLL from the coding sequence ATGGGAGCATTGCTGCTGGACAGCATCAATCAGCCCAGAGATTTAAAGCAACTGAATGAACAGCAGGTGAAACAGCTGTGCGCGGAGATCCGCCAGTTTCTGCTGGAGAATATTTCCAAGACGGGCGGCCATCTTGCCTCAAACCTTGGCGTGGTAGAGCTTACCGTTGCGCTGCACCGTGTTCTGGATACACCACAGGACAAAATCGTGTTTGATGTCGGTCACCAGTGCTACACACACAAGATCCTTACGGGTCGGCGCGGACAGTTTGATAAGCTGCGCCAGCTCGACGGGATCTCCGGTTTCCCGAACCCGAACGAGAGTGAACACGATGCATTCATTGCCGGGCACGGAAACACGGCGCTTTCGCTTGCGATCGGCATGGCGTGGGCCAAAAAGCTGCATCATGAAGCAGGGCTTGTGGTCGCGGTGATCGGCGATGGTGCCTTTACCGGCGGCATGGTCTACGAGGGCATGAACAACATTGAACAGCTGGACAACCTTCTTGTGATCCTGAACGACAACAAGATGTCCATTTCTAAAAATGTCGGTGCACTTGCCCGCTATCTGACTCATTTGCGCACGACCACGGCCTATTTTGATGCCAAGGATAATGTGCGCAGCTTTTTGGATGGAGTACCGCTGGTGGGCGCTCCACTGAAAAAAAACATCACCGAGTGCAAGACGCTTTTGCGTCGGGCAATGTACCACTCTACCATGTTCGAGGATATGGGCTTCCAGTACATCGGGCCGGTGGATGGCCACAACGTGGAAGAGCTGGAACGCACACTGCGCACCATCCGCAACCGGCAAGGGCCACATTTTCTGCACGTGATCACAAAAAAGGGCAAGGGCTATCAGCCGGCCGAGGTAAACCCCGGCAACTATCACGGCGTGTCGGCATTTGATCCGGATGGAATGCCCGACCCGGAGGTGGCACCAAAGGAATCGTTCTCGACGGTATTTGGCAATGCTCTTGTGACGGAAGGCAACCGGAACCCGAATATCTGCGCCATCACTGCAGCAATGAAGTATGGCACCGGCCTGCAGTTTTTTGCGCACAGCCACCCGGAGCGTTTTTTTGATGTCGGTATGGCAGAACAGCACGCTGTGACCTTTGCTGCCGGGCTTGCAAGTCAGGGCATGCTGCCGGTGGTATGCATTTATTCCACCTTTCTGCAGCGTTCCTATGATCAGATCATCCACGACGTAAATCTGCTGCGGGAGAATGTAGTTTTTGCCATCGACCGCGCCGGTTTTGTCCCAGCGGATGGCGAAACGCATCAGGGCATTTACGATCCCGCTTTCCTGAGCCAGCTTGGAATGCCGCTGTATGCGCCTTCCAATTATCAGGAACTGAATTACTGGCTGCAGAAGCTGTTGAGTGACCGCTTCCATGGCCCACGGGCAATTCGTTATCCCCGCGGTGGGCAAGATGCAGCTCTGGCGGAATTTGGCTGCACCGGCGAAGATTATGATTTCCTGCGCAAGGCGGATGATGCAACAATCGTTCTGGTGAGTTACGCCGACGAACTGGCCGACCTTTTGCAGGCAGAACGTGAATTACAGCAAAAAAGCATTGCGTGTGATGTGATAAAGGCTGTAAAGCTGTATCCCTTTACAGGTAAAATGATCGCTGATCTGTCGAAATATAAAACAATCCTGTTTGCGGAAGAATGCATTGCAAACGGAAGCATTGGTGAACATCTGGAATATGCTTTGCAGCAAAACGGATGGAATGGGCGCTTTATCCATTGCGCGGTGCGGAACGCGTGTCTTCCGCATGCCAGTGTGGCACAGATCAAACAGGCAACCGGTCTGGATGCAGCGCATCTTGTACAGGCCGTGCAGATGGCCGTGACGAAAGGAGAAAATTTACTGTGA
- a CDS encoding divergent PAP2 family protein — MQLIQNILSFNQILTVSLLGWLVAQVLKTIINFILLGKFQLERMWGDGGMPSAHSATVCAMVIATGRCVGVDSAIFAVASVVAIITMHDAMGVRHETGEQAKVLNQMIDQWIEVSEKNAPFLQNMHLKEMVGHTPLQVVAGVLVGAAVGFLYPLA, encoded by the coding sequence ATGCAGCTTATTCAAAACATCCTGTCTTTCAATCAGATCCTTACGGTTTCACTGCTCGGCTGGCTTGTGGCGCAGGTGCTTAAAACCATCATCAATTTTATCCTGCTGGGCAAGTTCCAGTTGGAACGCATGTGGGGTGATGGCGGTATGCCCAGTGCCCACAGCGCAACGGTCTGTGCCATGGTCATTGCAACCGGACGCTGTGTGGGCGTTGACTCTGCCATTTTTGCAGTGGCAAGCGTGGTGGCAATCATTACCATGCACGATGCCATGGGCGTGCGGCATGAGACTGGCGAGCAGGCCAAGGTCCTGAACCAGATGATCGATCAGTGGATCGAAGTGAGCGAGAAGAATGCTCCTTTCCTGCAGAACATGCATCTGAAGGAGATGGTCGGCCATACGCCGCTGCAGGTCGTGGCAGGCGTACTGGTCGGCGCAGCCGTCGGCTTCCTGTATCCGCTGGCTTGA
- a CDS encoding polyprenyl synthetase family protein, translating to MDYQEQYQNYLAQAMAALEKACGRFLPEESEVCRAARYSLMGGGKRIRAVLVLSVCDMLGGSMQAAQQFAAAVEMLHCYSLIHDDLPCMDNDDLRRGRPSCHKAFSEATAMLAGDVLLTEAFETVANAPADASVCVQAARALGAGAGSRGMVYGQELDLKYEALAATEDQLRLIHRNKTGALINAAIQMGAAAAKADEAQCRALEQYAYGLGLVFQIVDDVLDVTSTPEQLGKPIGSDSENGKTTFVTLYGAEGAMKLAHDLNQETCTELHRNFGEKAAFLEQLAQQLLVRKN from the coding sequence ATGGACTATCAGGAGCAGTATCAGAATTATCTGGCGCAGGCAATGGCCGCGCTGGAAAAGGCCTGCGGCCGTTTTCTGCCGGAAGAATCCGAGGTGTGCCGTGCGGCACGCTACAGCCTGATGGGCGGCGGCAAACGGATCCGTGCAGTTCTTGTTCTCAGCGTCTGCGATATGCTGGGCGGCAGTATGCAGGCGGCACAGCAGTTTGCAGCTGCTGTAGAAATGCTGCACTGCTATTCGCTCATTCACGATGACCTGCCCTGCATGGACAATGATGATCTGCGCCGCGGCCGTCCTTCCTGCCACAAGGCGTTTAGCGAAGCAACTGCCATGCTGGCCGGTGATGTGCTGCTGACAGAAGCATTTGAGACAGTCGCCAATGCCCCGGCAGATGCGTCTGTCTGTGTACAGGCAGCGCGGGCACTGGGTGCAGGCGCTGGCAGCCGCGGCATGGTCTATGGGCAGGAACTGGATCTGAAATACGAAGCGTTGGCCGCAACAGAAGACCAGCTTCGGCTGATCCACCGCAATAAAACGGGTGCGCTGATCAATGCAGCCATTCAGATGGGTGCGGCTGCGGCCAAAGCGGATGAAGCACAGTGCAGAGCGCTGGAACAGTATGCTTATGGTCTGGGCCTTGTTTTTCAGATCGTGGACGATGTGCTGGATGTTACCAGCACACCGGAACAGCTGGGAAAGCCCATTGGCAGCGACAGCGAAAATGGAAAGACTACCTTTGTGACCCTTTATGGTGCGGAAGGTGCCATGAAGCTTGCACATGACCTGAATCAGGAGACCTGCACGGAACTGCACCGGAATTTTGGCGAAAAAGCTGCGTTTCTGGAACAGCTTGCGCAGCAGCTTCTTGTGCGTAAAAACTAA
- the xseB gene encoding exodeoxyribonuclease VII small subunit yields the protein MRTPKSFEEGMERLNTLLAQMQSEDTTLADSVKLYAEAASLMEYCHAALEKTSLQIDEIDAKLAGTVQEES from the coding sequence ATGAGAACACCCAAAAGTTTTGAGGAAGGCATGGAACGGCTGAATACGCTCCTTGCACAGATGCAGAGCGAGGATACGACCCTTGCAGATTCGGTCAAACTGTATGCAGAGGCCGCTTCTCTGATGGAGTACTGCCATGCTGCACTGGAAAAAACATCGCTGCAGATTGACGAGATCGACGCAAAGCTTGCGGGCACAGTGCAGGAGGAAAGCTAA
- the xseA gene encoding exodeoxyribonuclease VII large subunit: MAEVITVSALNRYVKTLLDANDALFDLALRGEIANFVQNARSGHCYFSLRDEASSVKAVMFRADARRLAFRPEEGMRVVVRCRATLYERDGVFQLYVNDMFPDGIGAAQLALEQLKAKLEQEGLFAPEHKKPLPEFPKCIGVVTSKTGAALQDIRNVLTRRWPSVRLLLCPVTVQGFEAAQQVADAIKKLDQRKEVDEIIVARGGGSREDLWVFNAEMIARAAYRCKKPLISAIGHEIDYTILDFVADCRAPTPSAAAELAVPDRAEQERILLDLQQNIRKNMQKRFDLCYNGLEQYNFVLEQGLARRNWQKSQGQLQQVQDAIRQQMQKRLHSAELQLGHAAALTGSLDPYKVLARGYTMVTAANGTILNADDLQPEKTIYVRSASRRAKCRVEAVEEINENTQKF; the protein is encoded by the coding sequence ATGGCTGAAGTGATTACCGTTTCAGCACTCAACCGTTATGTAAAAACGCTGCTGGATGCCAACGATGCTTTGTTTGACCTTGCCCTGCGCGGCGAGATCGCAAATTTTGTACAGAATGCGCGCAGCGGGCACTGCTATTTTTCCCTGCGGGATGAAGCCAGCAGCGTGAAGGCTGTAATGTTCCGCGCAGATGCCCGCCGTCTTGCCTTCCGCCCGGAAGAGGGAATGCGTGTAGTCGTGCGCTGCCGCGCTACCCTTTATGAGCGCGACGGCGTATTTCAGCTGTACGTGAACGATATGTTCCCGGATGGCATTGGTGCCGCACAGCTGGCGTTGGAACAGCTCAAGGCGAAACTGGAGCAGGAGGGCCTGTTTGCACCGGAGCACAAAAAGCCGCTGCCGGAATTTCCTAAATGCATCGGTGTTGTTACCAGCAAGACGGGAGCTGCCCTGCAGGACATCCGCAATGTGCTCACACGGCGCTGGCCATCGGTACGGCTGCTGCTGTGTCCGGTGACAGTGCAGGGGTTTGAAGCCGCGCAGCAGGTGGCCGATGCCATCAAAAAGCTGGATCAGCGCAAAGAGGTGGACGAGATCATCGTTGCACGCGGAGGCGGCAGCCGGGAAGACCTGTGGGTCTTTAACGCAGAGATGATCGCCCGGGCTGCATACCGCTGCAAAAAACCACTGATCAGCGCAATCGGCCACGAGATCGACTATACCATTCTGGATTTTGTGGCAGACTGCCGTGCCCCAACACCTTCGGCTGCAGCAGAGCTGGCTGTACCGGATCGGGCAGAGCAGGAACGGATATTACTGGATTTGCAGCAAAATATTCGCAAAAATATGCAAAAACGTTTTGATTTATGCTATAATGGTCTGGAACAATACAACTTTGTGTTGGAGCAGGGCCTTGCACGCCGAAACTGGCAAAAAAGTCAGGGTCAGCTGCAGCAGGTGCAGGATGCCATCCGTCAGCAGATGCAGAAACGCCTGCATTCTGCAGAATTGCAGCTGGGTCATGCGGCAGCACTTACTGGTTCGCTGGATCCATACAAGGTGCTGGCGCGCGGCTACACGATGGTCACAGCAGCCAACGGTACTATTTTAAATGCAGATGATCTGCAGCCGGAAAAAACAATCTATGTTCGCAGCGCTTCCCGCCGTGCAAAGTGCAGGGTGGAAGCGGTGGAGGAGATCAATGAGAACACCCAAAAGTTTTGA